From Thermogladius calderae 1633, a single genomic window includes:
- the hypF gene encoding carbamoyltransferase HypF codes for MTEEGMRAKKIVVVGLVQGVGFRPFIDRLARRLKVAGYVRNVGGSEVEIWVEGEEGVLEEFVKRLVSERPPPAFIEELRVEDVEPEGYSGFTIKPSGYDFKARSNIPPDLAMCHDCLLEVLNPEDRRYGYPFNSCAWCGPRFSMIYRVPYDRENTSMRKYQLCGECTLEYRDPENLRRYHAQGISCPRDGPRLLLLDRNGSVVDEKSPIETAAKLVEEGGIVAVKGVGGFHLAALATSDDVVAVLRARKRRPRKPFAVMGIDTVVLRRLVYITEEDEELLNSPQAPILLLPKREDTPVSPLVSPGLSHEGVFVAYTPLHYLLLRATRDKFLIMTSGNLSGEPMCKNEECAFRELKNVADYFLVHDREIVHRVDDSVVRKTNGRYVLLRRSRGYAPLWTRLPQKLRHNVVAFGGDLNNTIAVGFEDKVVVSPYVGDLDEVETVSELREYLDFLIASYRISREDMVVVSDKHPGYVSTALAREYSRETGARLVSVQHHLSHVLSVVGDHRLNGRVAGLAIDGLGWGDDGTIWGGEVIVVDAESGAYQRVASIRPVPLTGDMDTLRPLRVFAGLMTLRGYSEEELARVLRRIGVGEKESGELLLVRRLVEKGLYRPASSTGRLIDVVSAVLGVCRERSYDGEPAIRLEAEAFRGEYADPPEVTLYEENGVFRLDTWSYVEWVLDKIDEPRPVIARTFLESLGENLGRLLIRSTRGLGVGSEVVVSGGAAVNEFIVRGLERVVREEGLKLLLPSRVPPNDEGVSFGQVVYCLVSEDCG; via the coding sequence TTGACGGAGGAGGGTATGCGCGCAAAGAAGATCGTGGTAGTCGGCCTGGTACAAGGCGTCGGCTTCAGGCCCTTCATAGACAGGCTGGCGAGAAGGCTAAAGGTCGCGGGCTACGTGAGGAATGTCGGCGGCTCAGAGGTCGAGATCTGGGTCGAAGGGGAAGAGGGCGTACTCGAGGAGTTCGTCAAGAGGCTGGTCTCCGAGAGACCGCCGCCCGCCTTCATCGAGGAGCTGAGAGTCGAGGACGTGGAGCCGGAGGGCTACAGCGGGTTCACTATAAAGCCCAGCGGCTACGACTTCAAGGCGAGGTCGAACATACCGCCAGACCTGGCAATGTGCCACGACTGTCTACTCGAGGTGCTCAACCCCGAGGACAGGAGGTACGGCTACCCCTTCAACTCCTGCGCCTGGTGTGGCCCGAGGTTCTCCATGATCTACAGAGTGCCCTACGATAGGGAGAACACGAGCATGAGGAAGTACCAGCTGTGCGGCGAGTGCACGCTAGAATACAGAGACCCGGAGAACTTGAGGAGGTACCACGCACAGGGCATCAGCTGTCCCCGTGACGGCCCTAGACTGCTCCTGCTAGACAGGAACGGCTCGGTCGTCGACGAGAAAAGCCCGATAGAGACAGCAGCGAAGCTTGTCGAAGAAGGGGGGATAGTCGCAGTCAAGGGGGTCGGGGGCTTCCACCTCGCTGCCCTCGCAACAAGCGACGACGTAGTGGCGGTACTTCGGGCTAGGAAGCGTAGGCCCCGTAAACCGTTCGCTGTCATGGGTATAGACACGGTAGTCCTGAGGAGACTGGTCTACATCACAGAGGAGGACGAGGAGCTCCTAAACTCGCCGCAAGCCCCCATCCTCCTGCTCCCCAAGAGAGAGGACACCCCCGTCTCGCCCCTGGTGTCTCCGGGGCTGAGCCACGAGGGGGTATTCGTCGCCTATACCCCACTCCACTACCTCCTACTGAGGGCTACACGCGACAAGTTCTTGATCATGACGAGCGGGAACCTATCGGGGGAGCCCATGTGCAAGAACGAGGAGTGCGCCTTCAGGGAGCTAAAGAACGTAGCGGACTACTTCCTTGTACACGACCGGGAGATCGTCCACAGAGTAGACGACAGCGTGGTGAGGAAGACAAACGGGAGGTACGTCCTGTTGAGGAGGAGTAGGGGCTACGCACCGCTGTGGACCAGGCTACCACAGAAACTTAGGCATAACGTCGTAGCGTTCGGCGGCGACTTGAACAACACCATAGCAGTAGGGTTCGAGGACAAGGTGGTGGTGTCACCCTACGTGGGGGACTTAGACGAGGTCGAGACCGTCTCGGAGCTGAGAGAGTACCTAGATTTCCTCATCGCGTCCTACCGCATTAGCAGAGAAGACATGGTTGTGGTCTCAGACAAACACCCCGGCTACGTGTCCACCGCGCTGGCAAGGGAGTACTCCAGGGAGACAGGTGCTAGATTAGTCAGTGTACAGCACCACCTATCACACGTGTTATCGGTTGTCGGAGACCACCGCCTCAACGGGAGGGTGGCGGGCCTCGCGATCGACGGCTTAGGCTGGGGCGACGACGGCACTATATGGGGTGGAGAGGTCATTGTGGTAGACGCTGAGAGCGGGGCCTACCAGAGAGTCGCGAGCATACGCCCCGTCCCTCTCACAGGAGACATGGACACGCTGAGACCACTCAGGGTATTCGCCGGCCTCATGACGTTGAGAGGGTACAGCGAGGAGGAGCTCGCAAGAGTGTTGCGGAGAATAGGCGTCGGGGAGAAAGAGTCCGGCGAGCTTCTACTAGTACGCAGGCTCGTCGAGAAGGGCTTGTACAGGCCTGCCTCGAGCACGGGTAGGCTGATCGACGTCGTGTCAGCGGTACTCGGCGTGTGCCGCGAGAGGTCCTACGACGGTGAGCCGGCTATAAGGCTAGAAGCAGAAGCCTTCAGGGGAGAGTACGCCGACCCACCCGAGGTCACGTTATACGAAGAGAACGGCGTGTTCAGGCTGGACACCTGGAGCTACGTCGAGTGGGTACTGGACAAGATAGACGAGCCTAGGCCGGTTATCGCGAGGACCTTCCTGGAGTCGCTAGGCGAGAACCTCGGGAGGCTGCTAATCAGGTCTACGCGGGGGCTAGGTGTAGGAAGCGAGGTCGTAGTTTCCGGGGGTGCAGCCGTTAACGAGTTTATAGTGAGGGGCCTAGAGAGGGTCGTGAGGGAGGAGGGCCTCAAATTACTGCTACCCTCAAGAGTACCGCCGAACGACGAGGGGGTCTCGTTTGGGCAGGTCGTCTACTGTTTGGTCTCTGAGGACTGTGGCTGA
- a CDS encoding HypC/HybG/HupF family hydrogenase formation chaperone → MCLGYPAEVVDIYESERGLPLAKVRIGGLVKEVILAVEGVKKGDYVIVHAGVAISKIEEEELKDILELYRDIMRELGS, encoded by the coding sequence ATGTGCCTGGGGTACCCAGCCGAGGTAGTCGACATCTACGAGTCCGAGAGGGGTCTCCCGCTGGCCAAGGTGAGGATAGGGGGGCTAGTCAAAGAGGTGATCCTCGCAGTCGAGGGCGTCAAGAAGGGCGACTACGTAATAGTCCACGCGGGCGTCGCGATATCGAAGATCGAGGAAGAAGAGCTGAAGGACATACTCGAGCTTTACAGGGACATAATGAGAGAGCTGGGTAGTTGA
- the hypE gene encoding hydrogenase expression/formation protein HypE, whose product MYSRKVELLHGAGGLETFEVVSKLIVARVPDALRRAMNGRGVDVMDDGSYVKVGDSYLVFTSDSYTVNPIFFPGGDIGHLAASGVLNDLVVMGATPVAFMDNIVVEEGLDLDVLDRVVESMLRVLRENNVALIGGDFKVMPRGSVDKIVVSGFGIGVSSYEPIIDYPKVGDKVIVTGPIAEHGSTILAAQLGLLEENKGLKSDSRPLVKTVLPVIQKYRPYISAARDPTRGGLAGVLNEWVYGREVSIVVDRSEVPVRDEVRGFLEAMGVDPLNVASEGVAVLSVDASVADEVVRELARAGERDARIVGEVVEMPELKGRVVARTEVGGLVLVSSNPLNLPRIC is encoded by the coding sequence ATGTATTCGAGGAAGGTCGAGCTACTACACGGGGCGGGAGGTCTAGAGACGTTCGAGGTCGTGTCGAAGCTGATCGTAGCGAGAGTCCCCGACGCGTTGAGGAGAGCGATGAACGGTAGGGGAGTAGACGTCATGGACGACGGCTCGTACGTGAAGGTCGGCGACAGTTACTTGGTGTTCACCAGCGACTCCTACACAGTGAACCCGATCTTCTTCCCAGGAGGAGACATCGGCCACCTGGCGGCCAGCGGGGTCTTGAACGACCTCGTGGTAATGGGGGCGACTCCAGTTGCCTTCATGGACAACATAGTCGTCGAAGAGGGGCTGGACTTAGACGTACTCGACAGGGTCGTGGAGTCCATGCTCAGGGTCTTGAGGGAGAACAACGTGGCGTTGATCGGGGGCGACTTCAAGGTGATGCCCAGGGGGAGCGTGGACAAGATCGTCGTGAGCGGTTTCGGCATTGGCGTCTCGAGCTACGAGCCTATAATCGACTACCCGAAGGTGGGTGACAAGGTCATCGTCACAGGCCCCATCGCGGAGCACGGCTCGACGATACTGGCAGCCCAGCTGGGCCTCCTAGAGGAGAACAAGGGGCTGAAGAGCGATAGTAGGCCCTTGGTGAAGACCGTCCTCCCCGTGATCCAGAAGTACAGGCCGTACATAAGCGCGGCGCGGGACCCCACCCGCGGTGGACTAGCGGGGGTCTTAAACGAGTGGGTTTACGGGAGAGAGGTGAGCATTGTAGTCGACAGGAGCGAGGTGCCGGTCAGGGACGAGGTTAGGGGGTTCTTGGAGGCTATGGGTGTCGACCCCTTAAACGTCGCGTCCGAGGGTGTAGCCGTCTTAAGCGTCGACGCATCCGTCGCCGACGAGGTGGTAAGAGAGCTAGCTAGAGCCGGGGAGAGAGACGCTAGGATCGTGGGGGAGGTCGTCGAGATGCCGGAGCTCAAAGGCAGAGTGGTAGCCCGTACAGAGGTCGGGGGGCTTGTCTTAGTTTCGTCCAACCCGTTGAACCTCCCGAGGATATGCTGA
- a CDS encoding helix-turn-helix domain-containing protein — protein MGDKIERAIELYKQGAPIKKIVEEVHISTKTLYKALKERGEKLRKSSHRKLTEEEIERIKRLYLEGYSIYRIAKEFGLRPSRVYNVLKKLSIK, from the coding sequence GTGGGCGACAAGATAGAGAGGGCCATCGAGCTATACAAGCAGGGCGCACCGATCAAGAAGATAGTCGAGGAGGTGCACATCTCTACCAAGACCCTGTACAAGGCTCTGAAGGAGAGGGGGGAGAAGCTCAGGAAGTCGTCTCACCGGAAACTCACCGAGGAGGAGATCGAGAGGATAAAGAGACTCTACTTGGAGGGCTACTCCATATACCGGATAGCCAAGGAGTTCGGTCTCAGGCCTTCCAGGGTCTACAACGTCCTCAAGAAGCTATCGATAAAGTGA
- a CDS encoding HAD family hydrolase: MVESVSFDVWGTLLDLDKTLQEASRVIAEALGAPFETVYSRVLKAHEEARKVRRSSLIPGNETVKTGQAILAKHIGVDPSGVDSLIHKAFQEVDPHRIVYDDVVETVEDLYEEGLRLAVAGNVLFWPSSYTWRLLERLSLGKFLEARVFSDEVGFNKPDRGFFIALLEKLGVEPGSVVHVGDNVIEDVGGPMSMGMKAVLIRRDLKLTLSINLLGLAVVSSLRQLPSVIRLI; this comes from the coding sequence GTGGTCGAGTCCGTGTCCTTCGACGTGTGGGGGACTCTCCTAGACCTGGACAAGACGCTTCAAGAAGCCAGCCGCGTTATAGCCGAGGCGCTGGGAGCCCCCTTCGAGACCGTCTACAGTAGGGTTCTCAAGGCCCACGAGGAGGCCCGTAAGGTGAGGCGATCATCCCTTATCCCGGGCAACGAGACCGTTAAAACGGGCCAGGCAATACTCGCCAAGCACATCGGTGTAGACCCGTCGGGGGTTGACTCGTTAATCCACAAGGCTTTCCAGGAAGTCGACCCTCATAGGATCGTCTACGACGACGTAGTCGAGACAGTTGAAGACCTCTACGAGGAGGGTCTAAGACTGGCCGTGGCCGGCAACGTCCTGTTCTGGCCTAGCTCCTACACGTGGAGGCTGCTCGAGAGGCTAAGTCTAGGCAAGTTCCTCGAAGCTAGGGTGTTCTCGGACGAGGTGGGCTTCAACAAACCGGACAGGGGCTTCTTCATAGCTCTTCTCGAGAAGCTAGGGGTCGAGCCCGGGTCAGTAGTGCACGTCGGCGACAACGTTATAGAGGACGTTGGAGGGCCCATGAGCATGGGTATGAAGGCAGTCCTGATCAGGAGGGACTTAAAGCTGACTCTCTCTATAAACCTGCTCGGGTTGGCCGTGGTGTCCTCCTTGAGGCAATTACCCAGCGTAATAAGATTGATATGA
- a CDS encoding MogA/MoaB family molybdenum cofactor biosynthesis protein: MKALVLVVSDTVYEGRGEDTSGELAVRMLRERGFEVVKVVSPNKPAEIIRSLREHDARLVVVVGGTGPSPRDVSVDVVESIAWREFPGFGEEFRRRSINRVGLRALLSRAGLYETFDGRVMAVLPGSADGVEVGLSILLEIAHHLLEESSRITGAHRVG; encoded by the coding sequence TTGAAGGCACTCGTCCTAGTCGTGAGCGACACGGTCTACGAGGGTAGAGGGGAAGACACGAGTGGCGAGCTCGCGGTGAGGATGTTGAGGGAGAGGGGTTTCGAGGTCGTGAAAGTGGTCTCACCGAATAAGCCGGCCGAAATAATAAGGAGTCTGAGGGAGCACGACGCCAGGCTCGTGGTAGTCGTTGGAGGCACCGGACCAAGCCCAAGAGACGTCTCTGTCGACGTCGTGGAGTCTATTGCCTGGAGGGAGTTCCCTGGCTTCGGCGAGGAGTTCAGGAGGAGGTCGATTAACAGAGTGGGGCTGAGAGCCCTGTTGTCCAGGGCCGGCCTCTACGAGACGTTCGACGGGAGGGTAATGGCAGTGTTGCCCGGTAGCGCTGACGGAGTCGAGGTAGGTTTAAGTATTCTACTAGAGATAGCTCACCACTTACTGGAGGAGTCTTCGAGAATAACGGGCGCGCACCGGGTGGGGTAG
- a CDS encoding MGMT family protein codes for MPLARIPLLVYERGIFREAHLEDLREAVYMLVSTIPVGKVATYKCIANILGVSPRLVALVLKENKQPIVVPCHRVVMSSLRVGGYSMGGSRVKERLLSIEGVTVRAGGVSESSVLDECRVGSTKGRRKS; via the coding sequence GTGCCCTTGGCGAGGATACCACTCCTAGTGTACGAACGCGGGATATTCAGAGAGGCACACCTGGAAGACCTGAGAGAGGCCGTTTACATGCTAGTGTCCACCATACCGGTGGGGAAGGTCGCAACTTACAAGTGCATCGCAAACATTCTCGGCGTCAGCCCCCGGCTGGTGGCCCTCGTCCTAAAGGAGAACAAGCAGCCGATTGTAGTCCCCTGCCACCGTGTGGTGATGTCTAGTCTCAGAGTAGGCGGCTACAGTATGGGGGGGAGTAGAGTCAAGGAGAGGCTCCTGTCCATAGAGGGCGTCACAGTAAGGGCTGGCGGGGTCTCCGAGAGCAGCGTCTTAGACGAGTGTAGAGTCGGGAGTACTAAGGGGAGGCGAAAATCTTGA